In Flavobacteriales bacterium, the following proteins share a genomic window:
- a CDS encoding LytTR family DNA-binding domain-containing protein — MITAVIIDDNAEARTNLKSDLADSFPDLQIIGEGESVVSGTKLLKQVKPQIVFLDIQLGDGSGFDLLEILGDVNFNVIFTTASDEYAVKAFRFSAIDYLLKPIDPDQLKSAVEKAVNNGKTSKESLDLLMEHSKNNNKPHKRLALNTLDKIHIVNITDIVRCEADVNYTTFYFTDKSKLLVTRTLKEFEDLLKDHSFLRVHQSHLVNTNLVKEFVKGDGGYLVMNDASNVPVSTRKRNAVVEALNSL, encoded by the coding sequence ATGATTACGGCTGTAATAATCGACGACAATGCGGAAGCCCGCACTAATCTGAAATCTGATTTGGCGGATTCTTTTCCGGACCTGCAAATTATTGGAGAAGGTGAAAGTGTGGTAAGCGGCACTAAATTATTAAAGCAGGTAAAACCTCAAATTGTATTTCTGGATATTCAGCTTGGTGACGGAAGCGGATTTGATTTACTTGAAATTTTGGGTGACGTAAACTTTAATGTCATTTTTACCACCGCTTCTGATGAATATGCGGTTAAAGCCTTCAGGTTTTCTGCCATTGATTATTTATTAAAACCCATTGATCCGGATCAATTAAAAAGTGCCGTTGAAAAGGCCGTCAATAATGGAAAGACCAGTAAAGAATCGCTGGATCTTTTAATGGAACATTCGAAAAACAACAATAAACCTCACAAACGTCTTGCCCTGAATACACTTGATAAAATTCATATTGTAAACATAACCGATATTGTGCGGTGCGAAGCGGATGTAAATTATACCACGTTTTATTTTACGGATAAAAGCAAATTATTAGTAACCCGTACACTTAAAGAATTTGAAGATCTGCTGAAGGATCATTCATTTTTACGCGTACATCAGAGTCACCTCGTTAACACCAACCTCGTAAAAGAATTTGTAAAAGGCGATGGAGGTTATCTGGTGATGAACGACGCTTCGAATGTTCCGGTTTCCACCCGAAAAAGAAACGCTGTTGTTGAAGCTTTGAACTCATTGTAA